GCCACTGCCGCCCGGGGTTTCCCCTGTGCGAAACGAAAAGGCAGAAGCCCCGGGGCCCGGTTCGGATGGGCGGGACCGTGGCGTGAAAAGGCTGGCCGAAAGCCGAAAGCGTAGCCGTGGAACGATCACCGCACTATCATCCGATTTTGCTTGGGCTTGACCAGAAGCCCAGGTGAAAGCGATGCGGGGGGATCACGTGCATCACCATTTGGGTCGGCTCGGAGTAGAGGAAAAGCAAGAGCAGGCATACAGAGGCCTGTTGCGCTGTACACGCGCCACGCCCCACACCCTGGCGGTCCACCTCGGCTGTGACGACACCGAGGCCGTGGAATCCGTGTTGAACACCCTCGTGGCCATGGGCATGGCCACCGCCGACGGGACGGAGGCCTACCGGCCGGTCGCGCCGAGCACGGTCGTCGCCCGGCTCGTCGAGCGGCGGCTCAAGGCCCTCCACGAAGAAATGCGGCACGTCTCGGAGACCCGGGACCTGCTCGAATCCCTGCTGCGCGAACAGGAATTCGAGAACGGGGGACCGTACGGCGACTCCCAGTCCGACGCGCCACTCATCGAACGGCTCGAAGGCCTGGTCAAAGTCCGGGAGAAACTCGACGAGTTGTCGTTCTTCTGTCGGACCGAACTGCTCGCCACCCAGCCGGGCGGCCCGATGACGAAGGACAACATCGACGCCGCCCGGCCGCTCACCGAGCAGCTGCTGCGGCGCGGGGTCGCGATGCGCACCATCGTGGAGAGCGGCGCCGTCGCCGACCTGGCCACCGCCACCTACCTGCAGGAACTG
This DNA window, taken from Streptomyces sp. TN58, encodes the following:
- a CDS encoding response regulator transcription factor → MRCTRATPHTLAVHLGCDDTEAVESVLNTLVAMGMATADGTEAYRPVAPSTVVARLVERRLKALHEEMRHVSETRDLLESLLREQEFENGGPYGDSQSDAPLIERLEGLVKVREKLDELSFFCRTELLATQPGGPMTKDNIDAARPLTEQLLRRGVAMRTIVESGAVADLATATYLQELTTKGVRIRVVERTAERLLIFDRQTALAPIDPNDSTLGAVAVREPGLVGGMIALFDRIWAESRELHEVVGSPAEGEGPEGGLSELERQILATMQMVDKDEIGAREVGVSVRTYRKYVAALMGRLDAANRFQAALLARDRGWI